Proteins from one Legionella taurinensis genomic window:
- the tpiA gene encoding triose-phosphate isomerase — protein MRKKIVAGNWKMNGTVSTITPLLKDLIQQLPELSHGRECAVMPPAIYLPLVQALLQDSCISWGAQNVYPANTGAYTGELSSTMLNDYQCRYVLVGHSERRQLFGESEKFVADKYHHVKDHGMIPVLCVGETLEERQQGKTKDVLTRQILAVAKEDSACFGNAVIAYEPVWAIGTGQTASPEQAQEMHGFIRELVSEFSKEDAAALPLLYGGSVNDKNAASLFSMPDVDGGLIGGASLNAQQFVEIVKCIN, from the coding sequence ATGAGGAAAAAAATTGTAGCCGGGAACTGGAAAATGAATGGTACAGTCAGCACCATTACCCCGCTGCTCAAAGACCTCATTCAGCAACTGCCTGAATTAAGCCACGGCAGGGAATGTGCCGTGATGCCGCCCGCGATTTACCTGCCTCTGGTGCAGGCGCTTCTGCAGGACAGCTGCATTAGCTGGGGCGCGCAGAATGTTTACCCGGCGAACACGGGCGCTTATACGGGTGAACTTTCCAGCACAATGCTTAACGATTACCAATGCCGGTATGTGTTGGTAGGTCATTCGGAGAGAAGGCAACTTTTCGGAGAAAGCGAAAAATTTGTTGCTGATAAATACCACCATGTAAAAGATCATGGTATGATACCCGTTCTTTGCGTGGGCGAGACGCTTGAGGAGCGCCAGCAAGGAAAAACGAAAGACGTATTGACCCGTCAGATTTTAGCCGTAGCTAAAGAAGACTCGGCTTGTTTTGGCAATGCAGTCATCGCTTATGAACCCGTATGGGCAATAGGCACCGGTCAAACAGCGAGCCCTGAGCAAGCTCAGGAAATGCACGGGTTTATTAGAGAATTAGTGAGCGAATTCAGCAAGGAAGACGCTGCTGCATTACCGCTGCTATATGGCGGAAGTGTAAATGACAAAAATGCAGCCTCGTTGTTTTCCATGCCGGATGTCGACGGTGGTTTAATTGGTGGTGCATCCCTTAATGCACAACAGTTTGTGGAAATTGTTAAATGTATCAATTAA
- the secG gene encoding preprotein translocase subunit SecG — MYQLILIIHVLVALVLIGLVLIQHGKGADIGAAFGSGASNTVFGSQGTGGFLFKLTGGLALTFFVTSLFLSYMVSTQYQKAEQQAIPQPISAPNNAIPVPVDSSKNGKE; from the coding sequence ATGTATCAATTAATTTTAATCATTCATGTGCTGGTCGCCTTGGTCCTGATTGGACTGGTGTTGATACAGCATGGAAAAGGCGCCGATATTGGTGCTGCGTTTGGTTCAGGCGCATCAAATACCGTTTTCGGCAGCCAGGGTACCGGAGGATTTCTGTTCAAATTGACCGGCGGATTGGCATTGACATTTTTTGTGACAAGTTTGTTCCTGTCCTATATGGTATCCACACAATACCAAAAGGCAGAACAACAAGCCATTCCTCAACCAATCAGCGCGCCAAATAACGCGATTCCGGTGCCGGTTGATAGCAGTAAAAACGGAAAAGAATAA
- a CDS encoding NADH-quinone oxidoreductase subunit A: MLSQYLPILVFIIIALALGIAMITAASLFSKHQPDSAKNAPYECGFNAFESSHIPFDVRFYLVAILFIIFDLETAFFFPWALVLREIGWFGFSAMMIFLGLLVIGFIYEWKRGALEWE; encoded by the coding sequence ATGCTATCACAATACTTGCCAATATTAGTTTTTATTATCATAGCCCTGGCTTTAGGCATTGCTATGATTACTGCCGCGTCATTGTTTTCCAAACATCAACCGGATTCAGCCAAGAACGCGCCCTATGAGTGCGGCTTTAATGCGTTTGAAAGTTCCCACATCCCTTTTGATGTCAGATTTTATCTGGTTGCTATACTTTTTATTATCTTTGATCTGGAAACTGCTTTTTTCTTCCCCTGGGCCTTGGTATTGCGTGAGATAGGTTGGTTTGGTTTCTCAGCGATGATGATCTTTCTCGGCCTGCTGGTCATTGGCTTTATCTACGAATGGAAGCGGGGCGCTCTTGAATGGGAATGA
- a CDS encoding NuoB/complex I 20 kDa subunit family protein codes for MAVAELQKTGFVTTSVEKLVGWARSGSMWPMTFGLACCAVEMMHVGAARYDLDRFGIIFRPSPRQSDVMIVAGTLCNKMAPALRKVYDQMPEPRWVISMGSCANGGGYYHYSYSVVRGCDRIVPVDVYVPGCPPTAEALLYGIIQLQNKIRRKPVIEA; via the coding sequence ATGGCTGTTGCAGAATTGCAAAAAACGGGCTTTGTCACAACCTCCGTTGAGAAACTGGTGGGTTGGGCGCGCAGCGGTTCGATGTGGCCGATGACGTTTGGCCTGGCCTGTTGCGCAGTAGAGATGATGCATGTGGGTGCTGCCCGCTATGATTTGGACCGCTTTGGGATTATTTTCAGACCCAGTCCCCGGCAATCGGATGTCATGATTGTTGCCGGTACCCTGTGCAACAAAATGGCACCTGCCCTCCGTAAGGTCTATGACCAAATGCCTGAACCCCGCTGGGTCATTTCCATGGGGTCATGTGCTAATGGCGGGGGTTATTACCATTATTCCTATTCGGTCGTGCGGGGTTGTGATCGCATTGTACCGGTTGATGTGTATGTACCGGGCTGTCCTCCAACGGCTGAAGCGCTTCTTTACGGCATTATCCAGTTACAGAATAAAATCAGGCGTAAACCTGTAATAGAAGCATAA
- a CDS encoding NADH-quinone oxidoreductase subunit C: MTKLTSLAEKINTELAHLIDSIDVATHEITIECSPAHVKQVLEQLKEHEHFAFDQLMDVCAVDYLDYGSYDWETEAATESGFSRGVEAHEARAFVFDKPRFAVVYHLLSTAKNQRVRVKVFLDEHNLVIPSVHELWKSANWFEREAYDLFGILFSGHPDLRRLLTDYGFIGHPFRKDFPLIGEVEMRYDARQQKVVYEPVSIEPRILVPKVIRNDNRYLDNHGVSHD, encoded by the coding sequence ATGACTAAACTGACTAGCTTGGCCGAAAAAATAAACACTGAATTGGCTCATTTGATTGACTCCATCGATGTGGCAACGCATGAAATTACGATTGAATGCAGTCCCGCACACGTAAAGCAGGTCCTGGAGCAGTTGAAGGAGCATGAGCATTTTGCATTCGATCAGCTGATGGATGTTTGTGCCGTGGATTACCTCGATTACGGTTCCTATGACTGGGAAACCGAAGCAGCCACTGAAAGCGGCTTTTCCCGTGGCGTGGAGGCGCATGAAGCCAGAGCCTTTGTCTTTGATAAACCTCGCTTTGCTGTAGTCTATCACCTGCTCTCAACAGCCAAAAACCAACGCGTTCGTGTCAAAGTATTTCTTGATGAGCATAATCTGGTTATTCCATCGGTCCATGAACTATGGAAGTCAGCCAACTGGTTTGAGCGTGAAGCTTACGACTTATTTGGTATTCTTTTCTCCGGTCATCCTGATCTTAGACGTCTGCTGACGGATTATGGATTCATCGGTCACCCGTTCCGCAAGGACTTCCCTTTGATTGGTGAGGTTGAAATGCGTTACGACGCACGTCAACAAAAAGTCGTGTATGAGCCGGTCAGCATAGAACCCCGAATCCTGGTACCCAAGGTAATACGCAACGACAACCGTTATCTTGATAACCATGGAGTGAGCCATGATTGA